GCAATGACCAGCCAGGATTATCCGACATTTAATTTCTTACAGTGGTATGTTGCAGAACAGCATGAAGAAGAAAAATTATTTAAATCCGTTATTGATAAATTAACGCTGGCAGGAAAAAGTGGTGAAGGGCTTTATTTTATCGATAAAGAACTCTCCACGCTTGATACACAAAATTAATCCCGTATTTTCTTGCACGGTGAGACGCACTCTCACCGTGGTGTATTAATGGCGGCAGATTTTACTTTCATGCGTAGAAAACCCGCCATCTACGGCAATAAACTTTCCTTTTGCCGCCAGAAATGCAACCAATTCCGCAGCCGTCATATCTGACGCTGAGCAGGTGTGAAATCGCGCTCGTTCGCCAAAACGCGCTTTAATAGCTGCCTCCAGTGAGGCATGCGTGTACTGCTCACCAGACTCAATCATCATGTTGAGCACTTCATGACCATGAATAGAACCCATAACTCCTCCTTAATAAAACCCGTAGCCTACTGGGTCCGTATGTGAACGGCTTTGCGCTAGCGCAGGTTTAGCGCGAGTGCGGAGAGCTCTTTTACCTCTGGTTCAGGTATGTGATTGTAAAGATTGTTATACACACATTGTAACGACCATTTGACGAAAATAGCGTAATGCCTTACCCTGCGCGGCGGATATCACCCTTTTTTCTTATCGGGGTAGTAGAAAGCGTGAAGAACAGAACTCTGGGCAGTATTTTTATCGTGGCAGGCACAACTATCGGCGCCGGGATGCTGGCCATGCCGCTGGCAGCGGCAGGCGTTGGTTTTAGCGTCACACTGGGACTGTTGATTGGACTATGGGCGCTAATGTGTTATACCGCGCTGCTGTTACTTGAAGTCTATCAACATGTTCCGGCGGATACCGGACTTGGCTCGTTGGCAAAACGCTATCTTGGACGTTACGGACAGTGGCTTACGGGTTTCAGTATGATGTTCTTAATGTATGCGCTCACCGCTGCCTATATCTCCGGGGCCGGGGAATTACTGGCCTCCAGTATTAATAGCTGGGTTGGCGCCACGTTATCTCCTGCTTCTGGTGTACTACTGTTCACCTTTGTTGCCGGTGGCGTGGTATGTATCGGTACATCGCTGGTCGATCTTTTTAATCGGTTTCTGTTTAGCGCGAAGATCATTTTTTTGGTCATCATGCTTGCACTGCTCATGCCACATATTCATAAAGTGAATCTTCTTACACTCCCTTTACAGCAGGGACTGGCGTTATCCGCGATACCGGTTATTTTTACTTCCTTCGGTTTTCACGGGAGCGTACCGAGTATTGTAAGTTATATGAACGGCAACATCCGCAGGCTGCGCTGGGTCTTTATAACCGGTAGCGCCATTCCGTTAGTGGCCTATATTTTCTGGCAGCTCGCCACACTGGGAAGCATTGATTCGCCGACATTCCGGGGGCTGCTGGCCAATCATGCCGGCTTGAATGGCCTGCTGCAGGCTCTCAGAGACGTGGTCGCCTCGCCACATGTCGAACTGGCAGTCCACCTGTTTGCCGATCTGGCGTTGGCGACCTCTTTCCTGGGCGTAGCGCTGGGATTATTTGATTATCTGGCCGATCTGTTCCAGCGCCGTGGTACCGTGTCCGGACGTATGCAAACCGGGTTAATTACGTTTCTACCGCCGCTGGCGTTTGCCCTTTTCTACCCACGCGGGTTTGTTATGGCTTTAGGCTATGCTGGCGTGGCGCTGGCAGTGCTGGCGCTGCTCATCCCTGCCATGCTGGTCTGGCAATGCCGAAAACAGAATCCTCAGGCGGAATATCGTGTGGCAGGCGGCACCCCGGCGCTGGCGCTGGTATTTCTCTGCGGCATTGTCGTGATCGGCGTCCAGTTTTCGATTGCAATAGGGTTTCTGCCCGACCCGGGTTAATGTACCGGGCCGGGATACCCCATTCAGGCCCGATAGCGTCTTGCCCGGGCGAATTTACCAGGAGTTAGTGTAGGCAGCACTGCTTAAATTTTTTGCCACTCCCGCATGGGCAAGGATCGTTACGTCCCACTTTCACCTCTGCTTTTACCGGCACCTGTAGCGGTACGGTGTGCGGATGCGCCATCCACCAGGCGTGCAGTTCAAGCGCCGCGAAGCGGATAGCGTCAACGCTTTTATCAAACGCTTCCGGAGTCATTTTATCCAGCTGGTCAAAGTTTTCTTCCGTACCATGCAAAGCAATCGCTTCCAGCGCCGGTTTTAACGTATCCGGCAGATCAGACCAGTCAGATAGCGAAACCCCGCGCATGTAACCAAAGCACCATTCTTCGGCAATCGTTATTTCATGACCGTCAACTTCACGCAGGCCAAACAGCGGCTCAAACTGCTCTGGATAGTCTTCAAGCCGGGCGGCCGTGTCCGCCATATGCTGGAACACAAGATTCATAAAACGCGTCATTTCTTTTTCAGATGTCCAGCGCGGTACATACGCGGGTCCACCCCATATTGCCACCAGCCACTGTTCTGGCTCGATGGGATGTGGAGAACTCAGTACCGCAGTAAGCAAACCGTCCAGTTCCGCGACATCCAGAATGGCGTGCTCGGTATTGTATTTCGTTAACACATCATCCAGCCACTCCAGTTCGCTTTCGTTTAATGGTTCCATTTTCATAACGCTTTTCCTCAGTAATGATTTCCGCCTGTAGGTCTCTGACATGGCAGCGGATAAAATAATTTTTGCAGGCAGTTGGGATGGCAACCATCAGGGGCCAGATTAACACGAAATGGGGAGGATTCCGGAAGTTAACGCACAAAAGGAGGATTGGGACACAGGTTTTCCGGTAAGAAGCGGTCAAATCGCCTTAAAAGCAGGAATGTGAATCCAGGGTTAACGCCCCATCCAGGACGGTTATGGCGAAGTACCTGTTAGCCCCCCGCATTCCTCATGGCAGCGAATGCACTGTTACTCTATATGCGTAAAATATCTTCACTTCTTATTGAAACCCGGAATTCTTTACGCCAGCGTAATAATGACTACGCTGGCATTGTTCAATACATAAAAGAATTTTAAAGGTTTCGCGCCTTATTATACTCAGGCTACCTTATACAACCGCTGCGGATAAATAAATCCGCCCTCTTAAATAGAGCTCATTTTCAGTAAAAAAACGCTTAATGAGTTCATCTACCGTCTCCCTGTCAGAAGAAAAGGTTATTTCCATAAAGAGAGTATCGTACCCTATCTTGATATTTTTATTATTACAATAATCCCGAATCTCATCCTGCACAGTCAGCAACGGCAGACTAAATGTATATCGTGGTTGTGATTCTTTTTTCACCGCTTTCTCAAAAACTTTCGTCACCAGTTCACCAACATCACGCTCCGACCGGGAACTACTATTAAAATGTAATACACTACGTCTTTTTACCACCCAGCCTCCCGCCAGATACCCCTAACTCACTCATACTCCAGTGTATAAGCAACATGACTACATCCAGAATCAACCTGGATAATATTTCAAATAAATGCCCCGTACTATAGCGCATCCCTTTTTCAGACACAGTCTACAGAGATACCGCCTTTATAGCCACCGTAAGCGGTATGCTCAACCACGTCTTCCGCGCGAATAGCAGCAGCTGACATTACCCCGTACGCTTATTCTATATAACCGAGTTTAAACAGTTTCTTGCCCGCCAGCGATCCCAATGCTGGATATTCAGGATAAATACGAAGCAGTGGGAAAAAGACCGCCTCGCCTATAATACTTCGGCTATTAGCATCATTCGGGCGTAATCCCCAGATATTTTGATAGGTGACCGGGACTACCTGTCCCTTAATGGTTGTGTTACCGATATACAGCATTATATGGCCTGGAATGTAGACCAGCGTTGTAAACGGTTTACCATATCTGGTGAGATAATCGATCCGCATTAAGGTATTTTGATTACTGAGATCGACGATGCGCCTGGCACCTTCCACCTGCGCTGTTGAATGTCTGGACAGGAATATACCGAACGGCATCAACAAACTGCGAATTTCGGCAGAACAATCATTATAGAAGTTAAAATTTCCCCAGCCGTAAGGAACACCAGCCATTGATTTCATTAGCACAGCAATATTTTCTGGTGTCATCTTCCACGGCATCGCTGTAAACGCTTTGCCGCTCAGCCAAACCCAGTGGATGGACGCCCGGCCATTGCTGTTGCGAACCGGCACGGCAATCAGGAAAAATCCCGCTCGTTGCTGCCGGAATGGTAAAATGGCACCTGGCCGTCCGGTAAAATAATAGACGTCAGCGGTATGAACCGAGACCGGTTCGCTGATAAACGCCCCCAACTGCTTGTTAGCAAGCGATACCCACTGCGTAACAAATTTCTGATCCGCG
The Salmonella bongori NCTC 12419 DNA segment above includes these coding regions:
- a CDS encoding YecH family metal-binding protein — protein: MGSIHGHEVLNMMIESGEQYTHASLEAAIKARFGERARFHTCSASDMTAAELVAFLAAKGKFIAVDGGFSTHESKICRH
- the tyrP gene encoding tyrosine transporter TyrP, whose translation is MKNRTLGSIFIVAGTTIGAGMLAMPLAAAGVGFSVTLGLLIGLWALMCYTALLLLEVYQHVPADTGLGSLAKRYLGRYGQWLTGFSMMFLMYALTAAYISGAGELLASSINSWVGATLSPASGVLLFTFVAGGVVCIGTSLVDLFNRFLFSAKIIFLVIMLALLMPHIHKVNLLTLPLQQGLALSAIPVIFTSFGFHGSVPSIVSYMNGNIRRLRWVFITGSAIPLVAYIFWQLATLGSIDSPTFRGLLANHAGLNGLLQALRDVVASPHVELAVHLFADLALATSFLGVALGLFDYLADLFQRRGTVSGRMQTGLITFLPPLAFALFYPRGFVMALGYAGVALAVLALLIPAMLVWQCRKQNPQAEYRVAGGTPALALVFLCGIVVIGVQFSIAIGFLPDPG
- a CDS encoding YecA/YgfB family protein, which translates into the protein MKMEPLNESELEWLDDVLTKYNTEHAILDVAELDGLLTAVLSSPHPIEPEQWLVAIWGGPAYVPRWTSEKEMTRFMNLVFQHMADTAARLEDYPEQFEPLFGLREVDGHEITIAEEWCFGYMRGVSLSDWSDLPDTLKPALEAIALHGTEENFDQLDKMTPEAFDKSVDAIRFAALELHAWWMAHPHTVPLQVPVKAEVKVGRNDPCPCGSGKKFKQCCLH
- a CDS encoding SH3 domain-containing C40 family peptidase, with the protein product MQNKVWAILLMPLCLAACHQTTYRSTDKSEISRESYIDPTKTRFPLANYSQSVDKWIPPDSTGFAIPVIDSATQQRYFNALKSHYFGMDSEAHSPWNAFYITALLKRNAEQTRDAAIKQYLSDGSTYWGENFRRYLPHWKREIRENANTQIDNIYHPSRRGIMVRESLVRALPTDDPLFNDPRLAGEGYPFDNVQMSSLRPGTPVYTLTESRDQRWHYVVAPAVTGWVHSEDIASADQKFVTQWVSLANKQLGAFISEPVSVHTADVYYFTGRPGAILPFRQQRAGFFLIAVPVRNSNGRASIHWVWLSGKAFTAMPWKMTPENIAVLMKSMAGVPYGWGNFNFYNDCSAEIRSLLMPFGIFLSRHSTAQVEGARRIVDLSNQNTLMRIDYLTRYGKPFTTLVYIPGHIMLYIGNTTIKGQVVPVTYQNIWGLRPNDANSRSIIGEAVFFPLLRIYPEYPALGSLAGKKLFKLGYIE